A single window of Hirundo rustica isolate bHirRus1 chromosome 16, bHirRus1.pri.v3, whole genome shotgun sequence DNA harbors:
- the LOC120759944 gene encoding centrosome-associated protein CEP250-like isoform X2, whose amino-acid sequence MAGRAGYGERSSGSLRRRLRSAEEAQQRQAGLVRQLQDEVLQYQTWCRELEQQVKAGGGSLPGRWEATADRSLEKALLQVEEEQQRCENLAEVNTLLREHLEKASEVNSALKEDVGKLTVDWMRAREELELKESEWCSERELYDSYLRGEHNRLLSLWRQVVTFRRHFREMKTATDRDLSELKAEQMRLSGSILVSCSRLNSCVQLRESIPLGKPVLKDQAEQQMEPKINQTAQEVIALQVKWDMEKKELQERPSLLRVMELSALLVQSQKQNEEKEKTMKTLNDTVEILESCWTEKEFEASLTNTTKEENLFLQKLIKNITEMVLDDSDSMVSIICTDSSQHADSGDIFSAPRSVDAGHAFGLVLEALARMRGATWALREELSARQDSNNFLLQQQRHQEEKCREVQQRLEQLEETCKKSSSHQQHLQSLVETLRSDCANLEKTREELQEQLALTEQEASRLRQSNAELQMKEESAQAEKAKQQDRMERAHHEQELLVKDLAALEEKHSLLQSELVVKRQTVEKLQLQKDLLEQEKDEFVMALEKAERSVAELTGSQNKLNAERADLQAAAAKMSSINEALALDKVQLNKYVWQLEQEKEVLSAKVDEVERAKICEQEKLNFCERANEELCAEKARLEQLLKKAEEQWEELCLELRTLREEKAETQEKFHQVSQEQESLSRALEQLHQECSGQGHALAQVCREKELLGQEKAALEGRLAAMEQQQHDLSKQLAESRSAKESLESSLFAAQQQISQLEITRNHLEAQVLTVMQAKEVIQGEVKCLQHELEAERALRRQEQEDTAQQLLQAEQQCHESLRLQEAAQQLQIKELMQDLASERERHRAELQEILEEWEREKAEREQEHEKVLLEMRQKVATLQAQQEEEQTRFENAKREILLGEQKEKRALSEALLQTQGELSQARQQVEQLRQEVKEQQEKGQTIKAELQGELQEARTEIQAAQKRHKEELKGIKEEMNLLLEQREALQKQVGELTSQLAASRESQERTVQRAQQEVNEAQEESRQKLLEVEHVQKMLEEAEHQNKELQVHLQNLERERSHWEEVAQQNSELQASVNAVESEKARLTLSLEEKDLSLRTLEENNLAQINQTSQLRSALNQAEELHSEHRRELQELNTQIQALQDTVLQMEASQAAREKQLLQELEESRAGERGLKDSVRVLETEVSELHVRLQSSENRAEALATQCQQASGAQQETQSHLDKLLLVLHHMIRGSRDVVTRSSEEGHVMGLTASQAGDVPAELTVDRVAAAVQDLQQHLEHSQKDLNDARKKIQALELELSTGQAQMDNLRARNQELQIQLEESEQAMWRAEHQKTSLETALKEEAIALKQEAVTFRQEVASLQGKLENLEKERNDVQHEWDRLQADKEKLEYEIKLLEESVTASETRANAAIDKNHSLEQELQTALSMLKIKNEEVQNQGKKMEILQKEVAESKALQEHLTHVTAVLSEREGEMKVYQEQMRMLEKQKEMHKTALNQVIKDITEKEQKTESQQEQIQELEKQQEKQRIVLGKMSQELEEKDQEIRSQKELIRELEKQLELQNSAVSRVSKELEERHLEIKFQEEKIMILEQHGAVQVRNLLVDLDAMKGNLKEKRLELLSLTQQIQELEKEREDVKSLNASLEHLRTVLKDRESECDTQREELRLLQQQKEQQDGHLQELLGKVEIMTLSLSRKEQELESQQKQMQEGEEVMEMQLKTVRDQLEQTIATLKEKDRLMDIQKQQTRSYEEKTEEQMNVLHRDLEYSRTVLKEKDLVIESQKELIETFQKQKQDSEQQKQILQCLQVELKEKEQEILSLRNQCEACKEKEEKHEAEQRNFHTTSLTLKEKEEKICVLEDTITTLQQQKEETAVQMKAILQKLEDVESSLKTRDQEIASLQEHVRDLQEQKEVAGKQAKGLEQDLDKASQMLQKNHLEFLKQTEQMKAFQLREESMKVALTSCQKQVTLLEEVMRKKDEDNDALRQKLQHAEEELKTLQNLQLRLTEKNEEVRHDGEQEFPKEAFPEKEGEIKAQSEQKQLEEEIRALREDLQHVQQTLTKKDKEIKYQTDRVKYLKDTLIEREQELRRQSELLKELTLALQWKDEGETLKKQIQKLQKWEEEEVEKRKILQERDHFLQRQKEITQQLEAERETNGKELEHVAAALKQRESREHAWRENTQVLSAALNKSEMANGNLKREITILQRMVSERDTDRFHQQQAVAEGEQLSWLSEKRLMLQSLECLQRAVAKLENESVELKQQNTELRTTLEQVEHERRRLKRCFRGRLLPDASGISLSESEQCKLPTSREEESHAHCSQRLADLQNQVSLLQSQLARDRQHRQNYIESCARTSQELSDLHQELSCSFAAVLKETKAAVLEAETRKLDRSLSLNSALTSLDRQSLGKQPEHPRARPARIDHDLR is encoded by the exons ATGGCAGGTCGCGCGGGCTACGGGGAGCGGAGCTCGGGCTCgctgcggcggcggctgcggagCGCGGAGGAGGCGCAGCAGCGTCAGGCGGGACTGGTGCGGCAGCTGCAGGACGAG GTACTGCAGTACCAGACCTGGTGTCGAGAGTTGGAGCAGCAAGTGAAAGCTGGAGGG GGATCCCTTCCAGGCAGGTGGGAAGCCACAGCAGACCGCAGCCTGGAGAAAGCGCTGCTTCAGGTggaagaggagcagcaaag GTGTGAGAATCTGGCAGAAGTGAACACCCTCCTGCGGGAGCACCTCGAAAAAGCCAGTGAGGTTAATTCTGCCCTCAAAGAAGATGTTGGAAAACTGACGGTGGATTGGATGAGGGCccgggaggagctggagctgaaggaGAGTGAATGGTGCAGTGAACGTGAG CTTTATGACAGCTACCTAAGGGGGGAACATAACCGTCTGCTGAGCCTGTGGCGGCAGGTGGTGACCTTCCGCCGCCATTTCCGGGAAATGAAGACTGCCACGGACCG AGATTTGTCAGAGCTGAAGGCGGAACAAATGAGGCTTTCTGGATCTATTCTCGTGAGCTGCTCCCGCCTGAACTCCTGTGTGCAGCTTAGGGAGTCCATCCCTCTGGGTAAACCTGTCCTGAAGGATCAGGCAGAGCAGCAAATGGaaccaaaaataaaccagaCAGCTCAGGAAGTGATAGCCTTACAAGTCAAGTGGGACATGGAGAAGAAAGAGCTTCAGGAGAG ACCTTCTCTTCTCAGGGTGATGGAGCTCTCAGCCTTGCTTGTACAGTCTCAGAAGCAGaatgaggagaaggagaagaccATGAAAACACTTAACGACACAGTGGAGATTCTA GAATCATGTTGGACAGAGAAAGAATTTGAAGCTTCACTGACTAACACCACCAAAGAAGAGAATCTTTTCCTTCAAAAGCTCataaaaaatatcactgag ATGGTGTTAGACGACAGTGACAGCATGGTCAGCATTATCTGCACTGACAGTTCCCAGCATGCAGACTCTGGAGACATCTTTTCAGCTCCAAGATCTGTTGATGCAGGGCATGCCTTTGGATTGGTTCTGGAAGCACTGGCAAGGATGCGAGGGGCAACATGG GCCCTGAGAGAAGAACTTTCTGCTAGGCAGGACTCAAACaacttcctgctgcagcagcagagacatcAGGAAGAGAAGTGCAGGGAGGTGCAGCAAAGGCTTGAGCAACTGGAGGAGACATGTAAGAAGTCCAGCAGCCACCAACAGCACCTTCAGTCTTTAGTAGAAACACTCAGAAG TGACTGTGCAAACCTTGAGAAAACTAGGGAGGAGTTACAGGAACAGCTTGCATTAACAGAGCAAGAAGCTTCACGTCTGCGTCAGAGTAACGCTGAGCTGCAGATGAAGGAAGAGTCAGCCCAGGCTGAAAAGgcaaagcagcaggacaggatgGAGAGAGCACACCATGAGCAGGAGCTCCT AGTGAAGGATTTGGCTGCGCTTGAGGAAAAACACTCATTATTGCAGAGCGAGCTGGTAGTCAAGAGACAGACAGTGGAGAAATTGCAGCTTCAGAAGGATCTGCTGGAGCAAGAGAAGGATGAGTTTGTCATGGCTCTGGAGAAG GCAGAGCGGTCAGTGGCAGAGCTGACAGGGTCTCAGAACAAGCTGAATGCTGAAAGAGCTGatctgcaggctgcagcagcaaagatgAGCAGCATCAATGAAGCTCTTGCATTGGACAAAGTGCAGCTGAACAAATATGTGTGGCAG CTGGAGCAAGAGAAGGAAGTTTTGTCTGCTAAAGTGGATGAAGTGGAGAGAGCAAAGATCTGTGAGCAGGAGAAGCTGAACTTCTGTGAAAGAGCAAATGAAGAGCTCTGTGCAGAGAAAGCCCGGCTagagcagctgctgaagaaagcagaggagcaatgggaggagctgtgcctggagctTAGGACACtgagagaggagaaagcagaaaccCAGGAGAAATTCCATCAG GTTTCCCAGGAGCAAGAGTCATTGAGcagggctctggagcagctgcaccagGAATGCTCTGGCCAAGGGCACGCACTGGCCCAGGTGTGCagagagaaggagctgctgggccaggAGAAGGCTGCCCTTGAGGGCCGACTGGCAgccatggagcagcagcaacatGACCTTTCcaagcagctggcagagagcag GTCAGCAAAGGAGAGCCTGGAATCCAGCCTgtttgctgctcagcagcagataTCTCAGCTGGAGATCACCAGAAACCATCTGGAGGCTCAAGTGCTCACGGTCATGCAGGCCAAGGAGGTGATACAAG GAGAAGTGAAGTGCTTGCAACAtgagctggaagcagagagagctctcaggaggcaggagcaggaagacACAGCTCAACAGCTcttgcaggcagagcagcagtgtcaTGAAAGCCTCAGGCTTCAGGAAGCTGCTCAGCAACTGCAAATAAAGGAGCTCATGCAAGACCTG GCAAGTGAGCGTGAAAGGCACCGTGCAGAGTTGCAGGAGATACTGGAGGaatgggaaagagagaaggccgagagagagcaggagcacGAGAAGGTGCTGTTGGAGATGAGGCAGAAAGTTGCCACCTTGCAGGCCCAACAAGAAGAGGAACAAACTAGATTTGAGAATGCCAAGCGAGAG atcctgctgggagagcagaaggagaagaggGCTTTGTCAGAGGCACTGCTCCAAACTCAGGGAGAGCTCAGCCAAGCCCGGCAGCAGGTCgagcagctcaggcaggaggTGAAGGAGCAGCAAGAGAAGGGGCAG ACCatcaaggcagagctgcaaggTGAGCTACAGGAAGCTCGGACTGAAATCCAGGCAGCACAGAAGAGGCACAAAGAAGAACTAAAAGGCATCAAAGAGGAAATGAATCTCCTCCTTGAGCAGAGGGAGGCTCTACAAAAGCAG GTGGGAGAGTTGACATCTCAGCTGGCAGCCTCCCGAGAGTCCCAGGAAAGAACTGTCCAGAGAGCCCAGCAAGAAGTGAATGAGGCCCAGGAAGAGTCAAGGCAGAAGCTGTTGGAGGTTGAGCATGTCCAGAAgatgctggaggaggcagaacaTCAGAACAAGGAGCTGCAAGTGCACCTGCAGAActtggagagggaaaggagtcATTGGGAAGAAGTGGCACAGCAAaattcagagctgcaggcttCCGTGAATGCCGTAGAGAGTGAAAAAGCCAG GTTGACTCTGTCTCTGGAAGAAAAGGATCTGAGCCTCAGAACCCTGGAAGAAAACAATCTGGCCCAGATCAATCAGACATCTCAGCTTCGTTCTGCCCTTAATCAGGCTGAGGAGCTCCACTCAGAGCATAGAAGAGAACTGCAGGAGCTCAACACCCAG ATCCAGGCCCTGCAGGACACAGTGCTGCAGATGGAGGCTTCCCAGGCAGCTcgggagaagcagctgctgcaggagctggaggagtcCCGAGCAGGAGAACGGGGCTTGAAGGACTCTGTGCGTGTGCTGGAAACTGAGGTGTCTGAGCTGCATGTGAGGCTCCAGAGCTCTGAGAACAGAGCAGAGGCCTTGGCCACACAGTGTCAACAGGCCAGTGGTGCCCAGCAGGAAACTCAGTCCCACCTGGACAAACTGCTCTTGGTTCTCCACCACATGATCAGGGGCAGCAGAGACGTGGTCACTCGGAGCTCAG AAGAGGGTCATGTTATGGGCCTGACTGCTTCACAGGCTGGGGatgtccctgcagagctcacagTGGACAgagtggcagcagctgtgcaagacctgcagcagcacctggagcattCCCAGAAAGATCTG AATGATGCAAGAAAGAAGATACAGGccttggagctggagctgagcacaGGACAGGCTCAGATGGACAATCTCAGGGCTCGCAATCAGGAGCTGCAGATACAGTTGGAGGAAAGTGAGCAAG caatgTGGAGAGCAGAGCACCAGAAGACCTCTCTAGAAACTGCCCTGAAAGAAGAGGCCATTGCCCTGAAGCAAGAGGCTGTGACTTTTCGTCAGGAGGTGGCATCTCTGCAGGGGAAATTGGAAAacctggagaaggaaaggaatgaCGTGCAG CATGAATGGGATAGGCTGCAGgcagataaagaaaaactgGAGTATGAGATAAAACTTCTGGAGGAATCAGTCACAGCCTCTGAAACCCGAGCGAATGCAGCAATAGACAAGAATCACTCCCTTGAACAAGAACTCCAAACTGCACTGTccatgttaaaaattaaaaatgaggaaGTGCAAAAccaggggaagaaaatggaaattcttCAGAAAGAGGTAGCAGAGAGCAAGGCTTTGCAGGAGCATCTCACTCATGTGACTGCAGTCCTGtcagagagggagggagaaatgAAGGTGTACCAAGAGCAGATGAGAAtgttggaaaagcagaaagaaatgcatAAAACTGCTCTTAATCAGGTTATTAAGGACataacagaaaaagaacagaagacAGAATCCCAACAGGAACAGATacaggagctggaaaagcagcaagaaaagcaaaggattgTTTTAGGCAAAATGAGCCaagagctggaagagaaggaccAGGAGATCAGATCCCAGAAAGAACTGATaagggagctggagaagcagTTAGAATTGCAGAACTCTGCTGTCAGCAGGGTGAGCAAAGAGCTGGAGGAGAGACACCTGGAGATCAAATTccaggaggagaaaataatGATTCTAGAACAGCATGGTGCAGTACAAGTCAGAAATCTGCTTGTGGATCTTGATGCTATGAAAGGAAACCTGAAGGAGAAAAGGTTGGAGCTTCTTTCTCTGACTCAGCAGATTCAAGaactggaaaaggagagagaagatgTGAAATCTCTAAATGCTAGCCTTGAACACCTGAGGACTGTTCTTAAGGACAGAGAGAGTGAGTGTGACACTCAAAGGGAAGAGTTAAGGCTCttgcagcagcaaaaggaacagCAAGATGGGCATCTGCAAGAGCTTCTTGGTAAAGTAGAAATCATGACACTTTCTTTATCTAGAAAAGAACAAGAGCTTGAGTCGCAACAAAAGCAAATGCAGGAAGGTGAAGAAGTCATGGAAATGCAGTTAAAGACTGTCCGTGACCAACTGGAACAGACCATAGCaaccttaaaagaaaaagacagactTATGGACAtccaaaagcaacaaacaaggagctatgaggaaaaaacagaagaacagaTGAATGTCTTGCACAGAGACTTAGAATACTCTAGGACAGTactgaaagaaaaggatttagtGATTGAATCTCAGAAGGAACTGATTGAGACCttccaaaaacaaaagcaagactCCGAACAGCAGAAGCAAATTCTGCAGTGTCTTCAAGTGGaactaaaggaaaaagagcaggaaatttTGTCCCTTAGAAACCAATGTGAGGCAtgcaaggaaaaggaggaaaagcacGAAGCTGAGCAAAGAAATTTCCACACAACATCACTgactctgaaagaaaaagaggaaaagatttGTGTTCTGGAGGACACCATCACAACACTTcaacagcagaaggaagagacagCGGTGCAGATGAAAGCCATACTGCAAAAACTAGAAGATGTTGAATCTTCTCTTAAAACTAGAGATCAAGAGATAGCGTCTTTGCAAGAGCATGTCCGGGACCTTCAAGAGCAGAAGGAGGTGGCAGGCAAGCAGGCCAAAGGTCTAGAGCAGGATCTAGACAAAGCAAGCCAGATGCTGCAGAAGAACCATTTGGAGTTCCTCAAGCAGACAGAGCAAATGAAGGCGTTCCAGCTTCGTGAAGAAAGCATGAAAGTAGCACTAACATCATGCCAGAAGCAAGTGACTCTGCTTGAGGAAGTGATGAGGAAGAAAGATGAAGACAATGATGCTCTTAGGCAAAAACTCCAGCATGCAGAAGAAGAACTGAAGACTTTGCAGAATCTCCAGCTTAGGCTAACTGAGAAGAATGAAGAGGTTAGACATGATGGAGAGCAAGAGTTCCCAAAAGAAGCCTTCCCTGAGAAAGAAGGAGAGATTAAGGCTCAAAGTGAGCAAAAGCAGTTAGAGGAGGAGATAAGAGCTCTTCGGGAAGATCTCCAGCATGTTCAGCAGACTCTGACAAAGAAGGATAAAGAGATCAAGTACCAGACAGACAGAGTCAAGTATTTAAAGGATACTCTGATAGAGAGAGAACAAGAGCTTAGGAGGCAGAGTGAACTCCTGAAAGAATTAACATTGGCTTTGCAATGGAAAGATGAAGGGGAAACcctaaaaaaacaaatccaaaaacttcaaaaatgggaggaagaggaagtagagaagaggaaaattctCCAGGAGAGAGACCATTTCTtgcaaaggcagaaggaaattaCCCAACAATTGGAAGCTGAGAGGGAAACCAATGGCAAAGAGTTGGAGCATGTGGCTGCTGCTTTgaagcagagagaaagcagagaacACGCATGGAGAGAGAACACTCAAGTCCTGAGTGCTGCACTGAACAAGAGTGAAATGGCCAATGGGAATCTGAAGAGAGAGATAACCATCCTGCAGAGAATGGTTTCAGAGAGAGACACAGACCGATTTCATCAACAG CAGGCTGTTGCTGAAGGGGAGCAGCTGTCATGGCTGTCAGAGAAGAGGCTCATGTTGCAGAGCTTGGAATGTCTGCAGCGAGCAGTAGCAAAGTTGGAAAATGAAAGCGTGGAGCTCAAGCAACAAAACACTGAACTTAGGACGACTCTTGAGCAG GTGGAACACGAACGGAGGAGACTGAAGAGATGTTTTAGGGGTCGGTTACTCCCAGATGCCTCTGGAATTTCTCTCTCCGAGTCTGAGCAGTGCAAATTGCCCACTTCTAGAGAG gaGGAGTCTCATGCTCACTGCAGTCAGCGCTTAGCTGACTTACAGAACCAG gtgtccctgctgcagtcacagctgGCCCGGGACCGACAGCACCGGCAGAACTACATTGAGAGCTGTGCAAGGACCAGCCAGGAGCTTTCAGACCTTCACCAGGAGCTGTCCTGCTCCTTTGCCGCTGTACTCAAGGAGACCAAAGCTGCTGTTCTGGAAGCAGAGACTCGGAAGCTGGATCGGTCTCTGAGCCTTAACTCAGCACTAACATCCCTGGACCGTCAGTCTCTGGGGAAACAGCCCGAGCATCCAAGAGCCAGACCTGCCAGAATCGATCATGACCTGAGGTAA